The sequence CCTGGGTCTGCCCGCCGAGCGGATCAGAGAGGGGTTCTACGGCTACAACGCGGTACTGGTCGCCCTGGCCCTGGGTGCGACCTTCCTGCCTTCGACGCTGTGGACCACCGGATACGCCGCACTGGCCGTCGTGTCCTCGGTCCCTCTCACCGCCGCCTGGTCGGCCTTCGTCCAGCCCTTTGGCGGGGCCGCCTTCACCTGGCCCTTCGTCGTGACCACCTGGCTCTTCCTGGCGGCGGCTCCCGCGCTGGACCTAAGTCCCGGCGCCGCCGCGCGCGAGGCGCCGCACCCGGCCCCGGCGACGCCACCGCCCTGATGGATCAGCGCAAAGGTGCCCGTGCAACATGCCGGTGCGGGCCTGCTCTCTGCCCTCACAGGCAGCGGAGTCTGCCCGTGCGGACCTGGCGCCGACGGTGAAGTACCGGGTATGCAGGGGGTGTTGGATTCCGTGTGAGAAGAGGCCCATGCGAGCCCGAGACAATTCCAAGGATCCCGGCACCGACAGCGTGCGCGCCTCGGCCCGTGCGTCGCGGGCGGCGGGGAGCCGACGCGCCGAAGAGGCCCCGTCCCCCGCGCTCCTGGGCCTGCAGGGCACCGTCGGCAACGCGGCGGTCGTGCAGATGCTCCGCGCGGCCGGGCGCATCGGGGAAGAGGAAGCGCACCGGCACACCGACGACTGCGGGCACGCCGGGACCGGGGGACCCGCCGTACAGCGTTCCGCGGTGCACGACGTGTTGCGCGGGCCCGGACGGCCGCTCGACGGCGCGACCCGCACCGACATGGAGACACGCCTCGGTGCCGACTTCTCCGACGTGCGCATCCACGACGGCGCCGCCGCCCGGGCCTCCGCCGCGGAGATCGGGGCGCGCGCGTACACCTCGGGCAGCCATGTGGTCATCGGCGCGGGCGGCGGCGACAAGCACACGCTGGCCCACGAACTGACCCATGTGGTCCAGCAGCGCACGGGCCCCGTCGCCGGCACCGACAACGGGGCGGGACTGAAGATCTCCGACCCTTCCGACCGGTTCGAACGCGAGGCGGAGGCCAACGCGAGAAGGGCCATGTCCGGAGGGGCCGCCGCGGTGCAGCGCGCGGCGCTGGACCCTGCCGGCCAGTCGCCGGGCGGGCAGCGGCCGGTCCAGCGCACCACCGAGTCGGGGAACCGGCCACCGATCAACCACGCGAACCCCGCAGACGACTGGTTCGCCGACGACACCGCCCCGGCACGCGCGGACGGGCTCGTGCTGAGCGGCCACGGCAGTTGGGAGGCGGCGTCCGGGTTCTTCCGGGTGCCGAGGGGCACGAGGGTGCACTTCTACACCGTCCACGGCCAGACCGTCCCGGACGACCTGGGCGGACAGGTGGAACAGGGCGCCGAGCAGCGCGGCGATGTGGAGCAGGGCCGGCAGGCCGGAGCCTCGCGCACCGTGGTGGGCGGCCGCACCGTGCAGGACTACATGATCTCCTACCCCTCCGGCCTGACGATCAGGGGCGACCCCGTGGTGGCGACCCCCGCGGGCGGCGGGTACGACGTCGAGTTCAACCCGGGCACCCCTGCCGCCGCGGTCATCCACGTCGCCACGCTCACCGATCCCCAACTCGCCGGGCATTCCGTCGTGTTCGACGGCGACGTGCTGCTGAGTGACATCCTGCACGCGGACATGGGTGACGTGCACTTCGCCGCCTGCCGTTTCGTGGAGACCGGCCGCCCGGGCACGAGGAACCAGGAGGACGGGCTCTTCAATCCGTGACCCGTGCCGGGCGGCGCCGGCGCGATCCCTCAAGCTCGGGCACCGGCCTCGGTCCGTTGCTGACGCCGGCGGGAATCTCACCGCAGACCGGCGGGCGCCCCCGCGCGCAGACCGTCCATGACCAGGTCGAGGAGCCGGTTGGCGCGGGGGCGCCAGTCGTCGTGCGGAGGGAGTTGCCACAGGCCCGCGATGGCGAGGAGGAAGTCGTCGCCGGTGACTCCGGGACGGATGGTGCCGGCTTGTTCATTGGCGCGGAGCAGGAGTTCGGCCGCGGATGTCACCGGCGTGTGGGGCGGCTTCGCCGGGCTTCCCGGCGCGCTGGTGACCTGCCGGATCGCGTCGGCCAGTCCGGCCTTGGTCATGGCGAACTCGGCGAGCCGGTCCATCCAGGCGCGCAGGGCCTCGTCCGGCGCCCGGGTCTCGAGCAGACGGGCCGCCTTGTCGGCGACCTGGTGCATCTCATGGCGGTAGATCTCGAGGACGAGTGATTCGCGGTTGGGGAAGTTGCGGTAGAACGTACCCTGCCCCACCCCCGCCTTCCTGGCGATCGCGCTCAGCGGGGCGTCGGCGCACCGCGACAGTTCGGCCAGTGCCACTTCCAGGATGCGCTCGCGATTGCGCTGCGCGTCCGAGCGTCTGGGTGAGTCCTTCTGCTGAGGCACTCGTCCTCCTCGAGGGTTCGCGGCCGAACCCCGCCCTTGCTAAGCGGACAACTGTCCGTTACGTTTCCCGGTAGCGGACAACTGTCCGGTTGCGTCCACCATAGCTGCGGGCGCGACCCTGCGGCAGTCTCCGGCTGTCACCGTTCGGTCCCAGTGCCTGCACCTTCGTACCTTCGCTCTGCCCCGCGGCTCAGGCCCGCACGGCGCACCGTCCGCGCCGCCGGGTGGCCGGTCGCCGGACCCTTCCGTCTGTCCTGCACATGCGAAAGAAGCTACTCATGGCCTTATCGACGTCCAGTGTCATCACCTTGAAGATCAACGGCGAGACGTACACACTGCCCGTCGACCACCGCACCACCCTGCTCGACGCGCTGCGTGAGCGCCTCGATCTCACCGGCACCAAGAAGGGCTGCGACCAGGGGCAGTGCGGTGCCTGCACGGTCTTGCTGGACGGGCGCAGGGCCGTCGCCTGCCTGCAGCTGGCCGTGGCGGCCGAGGGCCGCGACATCACCACCATCGAAGGCGTGGCCGACGGCGAGCGGTTGCACCCGGTGCAGCAGGCCTTCCTCGATCTGGACGGCTTCCAGTGCGGCTACTGCACGCCGGGGCAGATCTGTTCGGCGATCGGGGTGATCGAGGAACACGCGGCGGGCTGGCCGAGCGCCGTCACCGAAGACGTACGCCCCGAAGCGGGGCCGCCGTCCCTGACCGCCGACGAGATCCGGGAGCGGATGAGCGGCAACCTGTGCCGCTGCGGCGCGTACGTCTCGATCGTGCAGGCCGTGGCCCGGGCGGCGCAGGAGCAGGCCGACGAGCGAGGCCTGAGCACCCTCGAGGATGCCAAGGAGGCGGCGGTATGAGGGAGTTCGGCTATCAGCGGGCCTTCGACGTCGCCGGCGCCGTCGCACTGCTCGGCGCCGATCCGGACACCCGCCTGCTCGGCGGCGGCACCAACCTCGTCGACCTGATGAAGAGCGGCGTCGAGCGGCCCGCCCGGCTCATCGACATCCGCGAACTCCCGCTGGACGGCATCGAGCCGACGCCCGAGGGCGGCCTGCACATCGGCGCCACCGTCACCAACGGCGACCTCGCCGCCCACCCCGAGGTCCGGCGCCGCTACCCGGCGCTCGCGCAGGCGGTGCTGGCAGGCGCCTCCGGGCAGCTGCGCAACATGGCCACGGTCGGCGGGAACCTGCTGCAGCGCACCCGCTGCGGCTACTTCACCGACGTCACCAAGCCCTGCAACAAGCGGGTGCCCGGCAGTGGTTGCCCGGCGATCGAGGGGGAGCACCACAACCACGCGATCCTCGGCGCCTCCGGCCACTGCGTGGCCGTACACCCTTCGGACATGGCCGTCGCCCTGAGCGCGTTCGACGCCGTCGTCCACTTCCGAACGGCCGACGGACCGGACCAGTTGACGCTCGCCGACTTCTACCTGCCCGTCGGTGACACCCCGGATCGCGAGACCGCCCTGCCGACGGGCGCACTGATCACCGGCGTCACGCTGCCTCCCGCCCCCGTCGCCGCCGTCTCCCGCTACCGCAAGGTGCGCGAGCGGGCCTCGTACGCCTTCGCCATCGGCTCGCTCGCCGCCGCGCTCGAGGTCCGTGACGGGGTCGTACGGGACGCGCGCCTGGCCTTCGGCGCCGTCGCCTCCCGGCCCTGGCGGGCCACCGAGGCCGAGCGGGTCCTGGTCGGCGCGCCGGCCGGCAGCGAGACCTACGCCGCCGCGGCCGATGCCGAACTGGCTGCCGCACGGCCACTGCCGCACAACGGATACAAGGTGGAGCTGATGCGCAACCTCGTGGTCGCCGTCCTGTCCGAACTCGCCGAGGAGAGCGCGCGATGACCACCGCGACGACCGCCAAGGGGGCAGGCTCGGTCGGCACCGCGCACACCCGTGTGGAGGGCCGCGACAAGGTCACCGGAGCCGCGCGCTACGCGGCCGACATCCCCTTCACCGAACTCGCCCACGGCTGGCTGGTGTTGTCCACCGTGGCACGCGGCCGCATCCGCTCGCTGGAGACCGGGCCCGTCCTCGCCATGCCGGGCGTGCTCACCGTGCTGCACCACCACAACGCCCCGCACGTCGAGACCGACTACGTCGGCGGCCTGGGCACGCCGCCGGACCCGACCCTCGCCCTCTTCCAGCACGACCGGGTGCCGTACCTGGGCTGGCCGGTGGCGCTGGTCGTCGCCGAGACGCCCGAGCAGGCGAGGGAGGCCGCCGAGGCACTCGTGGTGCACTACGACCGGGAGCCCCACGACGTCGCGTTCGCCGCCGACCGCCCGGACGCGTACGCCGCGGACGGCGTCAGGCCGTCAGTGGAACGCAAGGGAGACCTGGCGGCCGAACTCGCCGCGTCCGCCGTCGTCGTGGACGCCGAGTACACCACGCCCGAAGAACACCACAGCATGATGGAGCCGCACGCGGCGACGGCCCGCTGGGACGGCGGCAGGCTCGACCTCGTCGACTCCAACCAGAGCACCACGTGGGTCGCGGGTGAACTCGCCCACCTGTTCCACCTCGATCCGGCCGCCGTGCGGGTGCGGTCCGACCATGTCGGCGGCGGCTTCGGCAGCAAGGGCGTGCGCGCACACCAGGTGGCCGCCGCGATGGCCGCGACCGTCCTCCAGCGGCCGGTGCGCGTCGTCCTGACGCGCCGTCAGATGTTCTCCCTGGCCGGCTACCGCAGCCCCACCACGCAGCGGGTCAGGCTGGGCGCCGACGCCGATGGACGGCTGCGCGCGCTGGAGCACCGCGCCCTGAGCCAGACCTCGACCGTGTTCCAGTTCGTCGAGCCGAGCACCAGCGCATCACGCGTGATGTACGACGCCGACGCCCACCACACGGCCAACGAGGTGGTGCGGCTCGACGTGCCGACGCCGACCTTCATGCGGGCGCCGGGCGAGGCGCCGGGATCGTTCGCCCTGGAATCGGCGATCGACGAACTCGCCGAGAAGTGCGGCATCGACCCGATCGAGCTGCGTGTACGCAACGAGCCCGCGCAAGGACCCGTCTCCGGGCTGCCCTTCATCGGCCGCGACCTGGTCGGCTGTTTCCGCGAGGGTGCCCGCCGGTTCGGCTGGGCGCACCGCGATCCACGGCCGGGCCGGCGCCGAGAAGGACGCTGGCTGCTCGGCACCGGCACGGCCGCAGCCTCCTTCCCCGCCCACGCCATGCCGTCCACGGCGACCGTGACGGCCGAGGCCGACGGCACCTTCACCGTGCGCATCGCCGCGGCGGACGTCGGAACCGGCGCGCGGACCGCACTCACCCTGGTCGCCGCCGACGCCCTGGAGGTGCCCGCGGACCGCGTCCGCGTGCACATCGGCGACAGCGACTTCGGGCCGGCCGCCATCTCCGGAGGCTCCATGGGCACCCGCTCCTGGGCCTGGGCGATCATGTCCGCGGCCGGCGAGCTGCGCGAGCGACTCGCCCTGCACGCCGACATCCCGCCGGAGGGCATCACGGTGCGCTCGGACACCACCGAGGCCATCGGCTCCCGCCCGCAGCGGGAAGAGCACTCCTTCGGTGCGCAGTTCGCCGAGGTCGCCGTGGACGCCGGCACCGGCGAGGTGCGCGTGCGCCGCATGCTCGGCATCTTCTCGGCCGGCCGCATCGTCAACCCGCTGACCGCCCGCAACCAGCTCGTCGGCGGCATGGTGTGGGGCGTCTCCATGGCCCTGCACGAGGAGGCGGTACGCGACCGGGCCACCGGCGGCCTCTACGGCGCCGACCTCGCGGGCTACCACGTCGCCACCCACGCCGACATCCTGCGCATCGAGGCGGACTGGATCGACGGGGGCGACGACGCGGACGACCCGGTCGGCATCAAGGGCATCGGCGAGATCGGCATCGTCGGTGCCGCGGCGGCCGTCGCCAACGCGGTCTGGCACGCGACCGGCGTGCGCCACCGCAGTCTGCCCATCCGGCCGGACCGGGTCCTCGGTGCGGCTGCGGAGGCGCCGGATGCTTGACCTGGCCGGGGAGTTGAGGGGCTGGATCGAGGAGGGCCGGGAGTTCGCGGTCGCCACCGTGGTGGCGGTCGGCGGCAGTGCGCCGCGCGGCCCCGGCGCCGCCCTCGCCGTCGACAGCGCGGGCACCGTCATCGGCTCGGTCTCCGGCGGCTGTGTGGAGGGCGCGGTGTACGACCTGTGCCTCGAGGCGCTGCGGACCGGGCAGAGCGTGCGCGAACGGTTCGGCTACAGCGACGAGGACGCCTTCGCCGTGGGTCTGACCTGCGGCGGGACGATCGACTTGCTGATCACGCCCGTCACCGGACAGACGCGGACCGTTCTGGCGTCGGCACTGTCGGCCGCGGCCGGCCACGAGCCGGCGGCGCTGGCCCTGGTCGCCCGGGGTCCGGCCGAACTCCTCGGCCGCGTCCTGCTGGTCCGGCCCGACGGCACCTGCGAGGGCGGTCTGGGCGGTCATCCGGACCTGGACCGGGTGGCGGCCGCCGAGGCGCGGGCCCTGCTGGAGGCGGGCCGCACCGGCACGGTGGATCTCTCGGCGAGCGCCGCGAGAGGGGAGCCGCGCCGGACGGAGTCCGGGGGAGGTGCGCACTGCCCCGGCGGCCTCACCCTGCTGGTCGAGTCGAACGTGCCGCCCCCGCGCATGATCGTCTTCGGTGCCGTCGACTTCGCGGTGGCGCTGGCGCGGGCCGGCAAGTTCCTCGGGTATCACGTGACCGTCTGCGACGCCCGCCCCGTCTTCGCCACGCACGACCGGTTCCCGGAGGCCGACGAGGTGGTCGTCGACTGGCCGGACCGCTATCTGCGGCGCACCGGGACCGACGCCCGCACGGTGCTGTGCGTGCTCACCCACGACGCGAAGTTCGATGTGCCCCTGCTGACGGCTGCCTTGCGGATGCCGGCGGCGTACATCGGCGCGATGGGCTCACGCCGCACCCACGAGGACCGCGCGCGACGGCTGCGGTCGGAAGGGGTGAGCGAGCGGGAGCTGGCCAGGCTGCGCTCGCCGATCGGCCTCGACCTCGGCGCCCGGACGCCGGAGGAGACCGCGTTGTCGATCGCTGCGGAGATCGTCGCCGTCCGGCGGGGCGGGACGGGCGCTCCCCTGACCGGTTCGAACACGCCGATCCACCGCGACGCTGCGGTACCGGGGAGGCCGGCGGCCGCCTGAAGGAGTAGAGTATTCATCGACCGATGAATTACTGCTCTCGCGAAGGGCAGGACTGCCATGGAACAGACCACGTGCTGCGTCGTGGGCGGCGGCCCCGCGGGCATGGTGCTCGCCCTCCTGCTGGCCCGGTCGGGCATCGAGGTGACGGTGCTGGAGAAGCACGGCGACTTCCTGCGTGACTTCCGCGGCGACACCGTCCACCCGTCCACCCTGGCGCTGCTGGACGAACTCGGTCTGGCCGAGCGCTTCGCCCGGCTGCCGCAGCGCCGGGTCCGCACGGTCCAGCTGCCGGTCGGGCCCGGCCGCTCGATGGTCACGGTCGGAGACCTCTCGGTGCTGCCCGGTCCCTACAACTACGTGGCGATGGTGCCCCAGTGGGACCTGCTGGACCTGCTCGCGGACGAGGCCGGCCGCGAGCCGGCCTTCCGGCTGCGGCTGAACACGGAGGCGACCGCCTTCCTGGTCGAGTCCGGACGTGTGACGGGGGTGCGCTACCGCACGGCGGACGGCCGCACCGGAGAGCTGCGCGCCCTGCTCACCGTCGCCTGCGACGGCCGCGGATCACTCGCCCGCTCCCGGCCGGAACTGCGACCGCGCCGCTTCGCCTGCCCGATGGACGCGTGGTGGTTCCGGCTGCCGCGCCGGGAAAGCGACCCCCAAGGGCTCGTCGGCGGCGCCGGTGACCGCTTTCTGACCGCGATGATCGACCGCGGTGACTACTGGCAGTGCGCCGGACTCATCCCCAAGGGCACCGACACCCGGCGCCGGGCCGCCGGCCTCGACCGCTTCCTGGCCGAGTTCGCGGCCGCCGTCCCCTGGATGGCCGACCGTGTGCACGCCCTGCGTTCCTGGGACGAGGTCAAGCTGCTCGACGTACGCCTGGACCGGCTGCGCCGCTGGCACCGCCCCGGCCTGCTGTGCATCGGCGACGCCGCGCATGCCATGTCCCCGGTCTTCGGCATCGGGATCAACCTCGCGGTGCAGGACGCCGTGGCCGCCGCCCGGTACCTCACCGAGCCGCTGCGCCGCAGGACCGTCGGCCTGCACGACGTACGCCGCGTGCAGCGCCGCCGCCTTCCCACCACGGTCACGACACAGGCCCTGCAGCGGCTGGCCCATGCCCGCTTCGTCGGTCCCGTCCTGCAGGGCAGGCCGCCCTTCGGCAGCGTGGCACGGGCCCGCCGCGTGGGGCGCCTGCTGGCCGAGTCCCGGACGGTCCGCCGGATCCCCGCGTACTTCATCGGGTACGGCGCCCTGCGGGAGCGGCCGCCCGCCGCGGCCGTCCGGCATCGGCCGCGGAGTTCATGATTTGCCGGTGGGGTGATCCGGTGAGCGGGGGCCGGGTGCCGGCGTCATGACTCCTGGGGGAGTGTCTTGATCCAGTCGCCGATGGTCACCACGTCGGCCTCGCGGGGGAAGACACGCTCCAGGAGAATCCGGTGAACCTCGAGATCGAGGTCGTCGCAGGCGTCGGAGAGCACGATCTGGCGGTACTGGCGCTCGGTCGCCTCACGCAGGGTGCCGAGGACCACGCCGCTGGTGGCGAGCCCGGCCAGCACGAGGGTGTCGATGCCGCGGGCCCGCAGCACCGTGTCCAGGTCGGTGCCGGAGAACGCGCCGAAGAAGCGCTTCGCGACGACCGGCTCCTCCGGGCGCGGCTCGAGCGCCGGATGGATCGCGGTCATCGGATGGGACTCGGTCAGAGTGTCCGTGCCGAGCAGCCCGGCGAAGGCCTTGTTGTCCGGGCTGATCTCCGGATGCCCGTCCCGGAATCGCACCACCACGTGGATCAGCGGGACGCGCGCCGCCCGTGCGGCCGCGACCAAGGTGCCGATCCTGGCGAGATACCCTTGCGCCCTTTCCTCCAGCCGCGCCACCACACTGCGCTGAACGTCCATGACCAGCAGCGCCTGTGCCGCCATCGGTCCCCCTCTGAGATCGGTTGATGAGGTCGGCCGTGAAACACGCATCACGTGCGGGTATCAGTTGACCACGGCGCGACGGCAGGCTTCCCGCAGGACACGATCGGCAGGTTCGCGGGTGCTTTCCGGGTCGCCTAGGATCATGGGCATGTCCGCCCTGCGCGAGCGTTCCGCTCTCAGTCAACTGGCCCCCGGTGAGCAGCTCTTGGGGTATGGCAACGTCGTCCCCGCCAACAGCGCCAAGGGCATCGGCATCGGCGCTGCCGTCGCGAACCAGCTGGTCAACAACTTCGGCGCGCAGTCCGCCGGAGCCGGCAGCATCGCCGCCGGGATGCCGCGCACCTCCGGCGCGCTGCTGCTGCGCGTGACCGACCAGCGGGTCGGACTGGTCAGGCCCCTGGACGGCACACCGGTGTGGGAGGTGCCGAGGTCCTGGGTGGTCCGCGTCGAACGCCGGCCCCGGACACAGCTGATGGCCCGCTTCCGCCTGCACTACGCCGACGGCTCCTGGCTCGCCTTCCTCACCATGCGACGCCGTACGCTCGAGCAGTTCCGCTCACTCATCGGCTGACCCTGCCTGGCCCGGGCCCGTCCGACGGCGAACCCGGGCGGCGGCCGCCACCCCGGCGCCGACTAGTTCGCCGGTTTGGTCAGCAGGAGTTCGGTGTTGTGGTCGGCGGCGGAGCCGATACGGGTGCCAGGGGTCGCGTACGGGTCGTTGTAGGCGAGTTCGCGGTACAGGGCGGCCAGGCCCGGGTCCGAGGTGTCGGCGAAGTCGGTCCGGTACGGCGCGGCGGACTCGATCAGCGTGGTGAACAGCGACAGCGTGCCGTCCTGGTTGTCGGCGATCTCGATGATCCGGGCGTGGTGGGGGTAGTCCACGTGGGAGGCGGTGTTGATCTCCCAGAAGGCGCGCTCGGCGACGCTGTGGCCGTGCGGGATGATCTGGTTGGTGTGGGTGTGGCCGTTGACCCAGGCCACGACGTTCGGGAAGCGCTGGAGCAGTGCGACCAGCTCGTCACCGCTGTGGCGCCCTTCGAAGGGGTGGTACGGGTCGGGGAGCAGGTTGCCCATCGTGCCACTGGTGTGGTGGCTGAAGACGACGACGAGACGGCTGTCGGATCCGCCGCGCACCACGCTGCCGTCGCTGTCGTACCAGTGGCCGCTGTGCGCCTTGAGAACCGACTCCAGCCAGTTCAGCTGCGCGGTGCCGAGGGAACCGTCCGCGAAACCGGCCCGGTTGGTGGTGTCGAGGCTGATGCCGAGGACGCCGTCGGCGAGGTCGAAGGTGTAGTAGAGGTGACCGCTGCTCACCGAGTCCTTGGTGAATCCGTGGCCGACCGGACCGGCGCCCGTGCAGGCGGGGTTCAGGTGTGCCTGCGCGAACTCGGTGGGGGTGAACGGGTGGCGCCGCTCGTCGGGCGTGACCGTACGGATCGCACCGCCACCGGTGAGCAGTTTGCTCAGCAGGAGTACGGCCTCACCCGGGTCGTGCAGCAGCGCGTCCGCCAACTGCGCCGCCGTGGCGTCGTCGCAGCCCTCCAGCTTGCGCGAGCCGGTGTAGAGGTCGTTGAGCAGACCCAGGTCGGGCAGGCTGCCTTCGATGCTGTCGTCGTGGTTCCCGACGGTCGTGTACCAGGGGACGGTCAGACCGGGCGCGTCGAAGGGGCGGATCGCGCCGCTCAGGAATCCGCCGATCTGCGGCAGTCCCTTGGCCTTGTACGCGTCCTGGAGGGAGGACTCGGGGTTCCAGTACTGCGCGCTGCCGGAGTTCTGGACGCCCTCGTAGCGGGCGAGGTCACCGCTGTTCGGAGTGATCCGGCCGCCGCTCATGACGGTCAGGTACCAGTCGAGTTCGATCCGCTCGTGGTTGTCGGTGTTGTCGCCGGTGGCCATCACGAAACTGAACGGC comes from Streptomyces sp. FXJ1.172 and encodes:
- a CDS encoding FAD-dependent oxidoreductase, with the translated sequence MEQTTCCVVGGGPAGMVLALLLARSGIEVTVLEKHGDFLRDFRGDTVHPSTLALLDELGLAERFARLPQRRVRTVQLPVGPGRSMVTVGDLSVLPGPYNYVAMVPQWDLLDLLADEAGREPAFRLRLNTEATAFLVESGRVTGVRYRTADGRTGELRALLTVACDGRGSLARSRPELRPRRFACPMDAWWFRLPRRESDPQGLVGGAGDRFLTAMIDRGDYWQCAGLIPKGTDTRRRAAGLDRFLAEFAAAVPWMADRVHALRSWDEVKLLDVRLDRLRRWHRPGLLCIGDAAHAMSPVFGIGINLAVQDAVAAARYLTEPLRRRTVGLHDVRRVQRRRLPTTVTTQALQRLAHARFVGPVLQGRPPFGSVARARRVGRLLAESRTVRRIPAYFIGYGALRERPPAAAVRHRPRSS
- a CDS encoding FAD binding domain-containing protein, translating into MREFGYQRAFDVAGAVALLGADPDTRLLGGGTNLVDLMKSGVERPARLIDIRELPLDGIEPTPEGGLHIGATVTNGDLAAHPEVRRRYPALAQAVLAGASGQLRNMATVGGNLLQRTRCGYFTDVTKPCNKRVPGSGCPAIEGEHHNHAILGASGHCVAVHPSDMAVALSAFDAVVHFRTADGPDQLTLADFYLPVGDTPDRETALPTGALITGVTLPPAPVAAVSRYRKVRERASYAFAIGSLAAALEVRDGVVRDARLAFGAVASRPWRATEAERVLVGAPAGSETYAAAADAELAAARPLPHNGYKVELMRNLVVAVLSELAEESAR
- a CDS encoding TetR/AcrR family transcriptional regulator → MPQQKDSPRRSDAQRNRERILEVALAELSRCADAPLSAIARKAGVGQGTFYRNFPNRESLVLEIYRHEMHQVADKAARLLETRAPDEALRAWMDRLAEFAMTKAGLADAIRQVTSAPGSPAKPPHTPVTSAAELLLRANEQAGTIRPGVTGDDFLLAIAGLWQLPPHDDWRPRANRLLDLVMDGLRAGAPAGLR
- a CDS encoding eCIS core domain-containing protein; amino-acid sequence: MRARDNSKDPGTDSVRASARASRAAGSRRAEEAPSPALLGLQGTVGNAAVVQMLRAAGRIGEEEAHRHTDDCGHAGTGGPAVQRSAVHDVLRGPGRPLDGATRTDMETRLGADFSDVRIHDGAAARASAAEIGARAYTSGSHVVIGAGGGDKHTLAHELTHVVQQRTGPVAGTDNGAGLKISDPSDRFEREAEANARRAMSGGAAAVQRAALDPAGQSPGGQRPVQRTTESGNRPPINHANPADDWFADDTAPARADGLVLSGHGSWEAASGFFRVPRGTRVHFYTVHGQTVPDDLGGQVEQGAEQRGDVEQGRQAGASRTVVGGRTVQDYMISYPSGLTIRGDPVVATPAGGGYDVEFNPGTPAAAVIHVATLTDPQLAGHSVVFDGDVLLSDILHADMGDVHFAACRFVETGRPGTRNQEDGLFNP
- a CDS encoding cysteine hydrolase family protein; its protein translation is MAAQALLVMDVQRSVVARLEERAQGYLARIGTLVAAARAARVPLIHVVVRFRDGHPEISPDNKAFAGLLGTDTLTESHPMTAIHPALEPRPEEPVVAKRFFGAFSGTDLDTVLRARGIDTLVLAGLATSGVVLGTLREATERQYRQIVLSDACDDLDLEVHRILLERVFPREADVVTIGDWIKTLPQES
- a CDS encoding (2Fe-2S)-binding protein, with the protein product MALSTSSVITLKINGETYTLPVDHRTTLLDALRERLDLTGTKKGCDQGQCGACTVLLDGRRAVACLQLAVAAEGRDITTIEGVADGERLHPVQQAFLDLDGFQCGYCTPGQICSAIGVIEEHAAGWPSAVTEDVRPEAGPPSLTADEIRERMSGNLCRCGAYVSIVQAVARAAQEQADERGLSTLEDAKEAAV
- a CDS encoding TIGR03767 family metallophosphoesterase, which produces MSGISRRRFVSGMSAVAAGSAVLPVLTAGRARALDRALATTAARAVRIDGTTLEQVATPVGDGAYKRLTPGPGWPLAVRGELAGAASGRDDRRTGLASFVQFTDLHLTDTESPVRFEYLARFNDSAHRPQETLTVRGASSLVERVNQVRQGPYTGLPFSFVMATGDNTDNHERIELDWYLTVMSGGRITPNSGDLARYEGVQNSGSAQYWNPESSLQDAYKAKGLPQIGGFLSGAIRPFDAPGLTVPWYTTVGNHDDSIEGSLPDLGLLNDLYTGSRKLEGCDDATAAQLADALLHDPGEAVLLLSKLLTGGGAIRTVTPDERRHPFTPTEFAQAHLNPACTGAGPVGHGFTKDSVSSGHLYYTFDLADGVLGISLDTTNRAGFADGSLGTAQLNWLESVLKAHSGHWYDSDGSVVRGGSDSRLVVVFSHHTSGTMGNLLPDPYHPFEGRHSGDELVALLQRFPNVVAWVNGHTHTNQIIPHGHSVAERAFWEINTASHVDYPHHARIIEIADNQDGTLSLFTTLIESAAPYRTDFADTSDPGLAALYRELAYNDPYATPGTRIGSAADHNTELLLTKPAN
- a CDS encoding XdhC family protein, giving the protein MLDLAGELRGWIEEGREFAVATVVAVGGSAPRGPGAALAVDSAGTVIGSVSGGCVEGAVYDLCLEALRTGQSVRERFGYSDEDAFAVGLTCGGTIDLLITPVTGQTRTVLASALSAAAGHEPAALALVARGPAELLGRVLLVRPDGTCEGGLGGHPDLDRVAAAEARALLEAGRTGTVDLSASAARGEPRRTESGGGAHCPGGLTLLVESNVPPPRMIVFGAVDFAVALARAGKFLGYHVTVCDARPVFATHDRFPEADEVVVDWPDRYLRRTGTDARTVLCVLTHDAKFDVPLLTAALRMPAAYIGAMGSRRTHEDRARRLRSEGVSERELARLRSPIGLDLGARTPEETALSIAAEIVAVRRGGTGAPLTGSNTPIHRDAAVPGRPAAA
- a CDS encoding xanthine dehydrogenase family protein molybdopterin-binding subunit, which translates into the protein MTTATTAKGAGSVGTAHTRVEGRDKVTGAARYAADIPFTELAHGWLVLSTVARGRIRSLETGPVLAMPGVLTVLHHHNAPHVETDYVGGLGTPPDPTLALFQHDRVPYLGWPVALVVAETPEQAREAAEALVVHYDREPHDVAFAADRPDAYAADGVRPSVERKGDLAAELAASAVVVDAEYTTPEEHHSMMEPHAATARWDGGRLDLVDSNQSTTWVAGELAHLFHLDPAAVRVRSDHVGGGFGSKGVRAHQVAAAMAATVLQRPVRVVLTRRQMFSLAGYRSPTTQRVRLGADADGRLRALEHRALSQTSTVFQFVEPSTSASRVMYDADAHHTANEVVRLDVPTPTFMRAPGEAPGSFALESAIDELAEKCGIDPIELRVRNEPAQGPVSGLPFIGRDLVGCFREGARRFGWAHRDPRPGRRREGRWLLGTGTAAASFPAHAMPSTATVTAEADGTFTVRIAAADVGTGARTALTLVAADALEVPADRVRVHIGDSDFGPAAISGGSMGTRSWAWAIMSAAGELRERLALHADIPPEGITVRSDTTEAIGSRPQREEHSFGAQFAEVAVDAGTGEVRVRRMLGIFSAGRIVNPLTARNQLVGGMVWGVSMALHEEAVRDRATGGLYGADLAGYHVATHADILRIEADWIDGGDDADDPVGIKGIGEIGIVGAAAAVANAVWHATGVRHRSLPIRPDRVLGAAAEAPDA